ACCAGATCGCTTCGGAGGAAACCTTTGCTTATGTGGCGGTCCTGAAAGAACCGGTCATCTGGAACAAGCTTCCGGTCCGGATCGTCCTGCTGATATCAATAGGAAGAAAAGAGGACAAAAACCGTCAGACCTTCTATGAAACCACCGCACGGTTTGCCCTTAATAAGGAGGCGGTGAACCGGTTGATACAGGAACCGGAGTATGAGACTTTACTGGATCTGCTGGAAGAATAAGAGTACCACATTCGGACTGGAGAGGAACTGCCAGATTGAATGTGGTATTTTTTGCGTTGGAGTTTTGTCAGGTCTGATGATACCATAATGATAAATGATTGAAGGAGGAAAACAATACTTATGCTGAGAAAGGATTTTCTGTGGGGAGGCGCAGTGGCAGCCCATCAGCTGGAAGGAGCCTGGAAGGAAGGAGGCAAAGGCATCAGCGTTGCCGATGTGATGACAGCCGGAGCCAATGGAAAGGAACGGGAGATCACAGATGGAATCATAGAGGGAAAATATTATCCCAACCATGAGGGCATTGATTTTTACCACCGCTATAAAGAAGATATCCTTCTTTTTGCGGAAATGGGTTTTCAGTGTTTCCGAACCTCCATTGCCTGGACCAGGATTTTTCCTACGGGAGAAGAGTCAGAACCCAATGAAGAAGGCCTCCGTTTTTATGACAGCCTGTTTGATGAGTGCAGAAAGCATGGGATCCAGCCGGTAGTGACCCTGTCCCATTTTGAAATGCCTTATGAACTGGTGGTTAAGTACGGCGGCTTTAAAAGCCGCATCTGTGTGGAACTGTTCGTGAAGTTTGCCAAAGCATGTTTTGAACGGTACAAGGATAAGGTGGCCTATTGGATGACCTTTAACGAGATCAATAACCAGGCAGATTATGAAGGAGACTTTGGGCCATTTACCAACTCAGGACTTCTTTTTAAGGAAGGGGATGACAGGGAACATCTTATGTACCAGGCGGCCCATTATGAGCTGACAGCATCAGCCCTGGCAGTAAAGGCAGGACATGAGATAAATCCTGATTTTAAGATCGGATGTATGATGGCCATGTGTCCCATTTATCCATACTCCTGTAATCCAAAAGATATGATGATGGCCATGTCTTCCATGCAGAAACGCTGCTGGTTTGCAGATGTCCATGTAAGAGGACAATATCCGGAATACATAAAGGCGTATTGGAAACGGAAGGGTCTGGCTCTGGATATTACACCGGAAGACTTAGAGGCGCTTAAGGCGGGCTGTGTGGATTATATCGGGTTCAGCTATTACATGTCCTTTACTGTAAAGCACAGGGATGATAATCCTGATTATGATTACCGGGAGGGTCGAGACAGGGTGGAAAATCTTTATGTAAAGGCGAGCCAGTGGGGATGGCCCATTGATCCGGAAGGGCTTCGCTACACCATGAACTGGCTGTACGACAGGTACGGGCTTCCCCTGTTTATCGTGGAAAATGGCTTCGGTGCCTATGACCGGCCGGCAGATGACGGCATGATCCATGACGGATACCGGATCGAATATTTAAAGGCCCATATCGAATCAATGAAAAAATGTGCGGACCAGGATGGCGTGGATCTTATGGGATATACTCCATGGGGATGCATTGACCTGGTATCCGCAGGGACAGGGGAGATGGAGAAGCGCTACGGATTCATCTATGTGGATAAGGACAATCAGGGAAACGGAACAGGAGAAAGGACGAGAAAAGAAAGCTTTTACTGGTTCCAGAAGGTAATCAAAACAAACGGAGAGGAATTATAGGAGGAAAAGGTATGATAAAGGTTCGTTTATTTTGCAATCAGGGAATGTCTACAAGCCTGTTGGTGAGTAAAATGAGGCAGGCAGCCGCAGAGGAAGGGCTGGAGGCAGATATTATGGCATTTCCGGTTAATGACCTGGATGAAAATCTGGGGGGAGTGGACTGTGCGCTGCTTGGACCCCAGGTGGGATACTTAAAGGACAAGGTTTCAAAGACATGTGAAAGTCATCAGGTTCCAATGGATGTGATCCCCATGATCGATTACGGCATGTGCAATGGAAAAAAGGTCCTGGAGTTTGCACGGAAAATAGCCGGTAAATGAAAAGAGAAAGCGAGGGACAGTGAGAATGAAAGATTTTTTACATAATAAAGTAGTTCCTAAAATAATGGTATTTATTAATACAAAGGCTATTCGGGGATTAAAGGATGGGCTGCTGTACTCCATGCCCATGATGATCATCGGCTCTATTTTTCTGCTTTTGGCAAACTTTCCATATACGCCCTTTTCCGACTGGCTGAAGGCAGCAGGCATTACGCCGGTGTTGAATCAGGCATTTGAAAGCACCTTCAATATTATGGCTTTGATCGCTTCCGTTGGTATTGCTTATACCTATGTAAAAAATGAGGGATATAACGGGATGCCGGCAGGGGTGATTTCCCTGTGTACTTATCTGTTGCTTCAGCCTTCCCAGGTGACCAGCCAGGAGGGGGCTTCTGTGGGTGTTATTTTTAAGACCTGGACCGGCGGACAGGGAATGATCGGCGCGATCATCATCGGACTCATTGTAGGCTGGATTTATACGGTATTTTTAAAGAAAAATATCACCATTAAAATGCCGGAGGGAGTTCCGGAAGGAGTGACCACCTCTTTTACGGCTCTGGTTCCCGGCGCGGTGATCATTATCACGGCCTCTATTATCTTTGCAATTGTAAAAAACATGTTTGGCACAACCCCGATGGAGTGGATCTATAAGAGCATTCAGATTCCGCTGCAGGGATTGACGGATTCCTTTGGCGGAGTCATTGCCATGGGATTTTTGATTCCGTTTTTCTGGTTCTTCGGCATTCATGGCTCCACTCTTGTGGGGGGAATTATGGGCCCCATTCTTACTGCCAACACTGCCGCAAATCAGGCAATTATTGACAGCGGCCGGGAGCTGACTCTGGCAAATGGCGGACATATTGTTACCCAGCAGTTTCTGGATCAGTTTATAACGGTTACAGGGGCAGGGATCACCATTGGCGTGGTCATATACCTTACATTCTTTGCCAAATCTACCCAGTGCAAGCAGGTCGGCAAGCTGGGGATCGGTCCTGCGTTCTTTAACATCAATGAGCCGGTGCTTTTCGGCACACCGATCGTGTTGAACCCTATTATGGCAATTCCCTTCATGCTGATGCCCGTACTGTCGGGAATCATTCAGTATCTGGCGATTTATACGGGACTTTGCCCCATGTACAAAGGGATTCTGGTGCCATGGACGTGCCCGCCCATTATCTCAGGATTTTTAATCGGAGGCTGGAGAACGGCATTGCTGCAGGTGGTGATTTTGGCATTGTCATTCTTCGTATATCTGCCTTTTATCAGGGTGATTGACAAAATGTATGAAAAACAGGAACATCAAACCCAGGGTTGATTGTTTCTGTGCAGAGAGAAAAGGTGGAAAGATGCAGGAAATGGAACTTATTTGCTTTCAGCTGATCACTGCGGCAGGCGGAGCAAAATCAAATTATATTAAAGCAGTGCAAAAAGCAAAACAAGGAAGATATGAAGAGGCGGAAAGTCTGATCGCAGAGGGAGATGAAATGATGAAGCAGGGGCACCTGCCTCATGGGGATTTGATACAGAGAGAAGCGGCAGGAGAGCCGGTGTCTATGGGGCTTATCCTGACTCATGCGGAGGATCAGATGATGAGCGCAGAGGTCTTTAAGGTCATGGCCGAAGAGATCATTGATCTTTATAGGAAACTGGAAAGCAAATGAAACTGTCTGTTATGGCGGGAGCAGGTGATGCTTCCCGCCATAACCGGCATAATAGCTTTCTTTACAGTTTCTCGTTTTTATTTCCTTTTCGTTTCACTCAGCGGAATGGTTTCTGTTTTCCAACCGTGCCACAAAGGCCCCCGCCCCTTTCCCAGCTTTAATCCGGCCTTTAAGGCTCCGTTTAAATAGGACTTTGCCGCGCAGATGCTATCTTCCAGCCCCATGCCTGCAGCCAGTCCGCAGGCAATGGCAGAGGACAGGGTACATCCGGTTCCATGGGTATTTGGATTGTTGATCCGTTTACCTGAAAACCAGGTGACAGATCCGTTACAGCATAGAACATCGTCAGCCCCCTGGTCATTGTGTCCTCCTTTTAACAGGAAAGAAGTCTGAAATACCTGGGAGAGCTCCAAGGCGGCTTTTTCCATGTCTTTTCCAGTGCATATCCGCCGCCCTTTTGTGGATAAAAGGGCTTCTGCTTCCGGTATATTGGGGGTAACCAATGCTGCCAGCGGGAACAGTCTGCTTGTTAAAGCATTAACATCCTCTGGGTTTAAAAGAGAATGTCCGCTGGTTGATACCATGACCGGGTCCACGATCACGGGAGATTGGTTATACTTTCTCAGCTTTTCTGCAATGATTTCTATAGAAACGGAGGTCCCGGCCATGCCGATTTTTACAGCTTGCGGCGGAATATCGGTAAACACGGCCTCAAGCTGGGCGGCAAGCATCTCCTGGCCAACCGGTTCCGTCAGAAAAACACCTGTAGTATTTTGTGCGACCAGGGCGGTAACAACGCTGGAGCCATAGACACCCAGAGCCGCTGCGGTCTTTAAATCCGCCTGTATTCCGGCGCCGCCGCTGGGATCGGTGCCTGCTATGGTGAGGAAGGAAGGGAGAATCAGGCTCATTGGCTCACCACCTTTAAAAGCTGCTCTTTTAAGCGATGGACGGCCTCGGTAATATCCTTTTGTCCGAATATGGCGGAAACCACCGCGGCCCCGGCTGCGCCGGTTCCTTTCAGACTGGAGACATTTTCTGCGGTAATTCCTCCGATTGCCGTTACAGGAATAGGAACGGAGCGGCAGATTCCAGACAGTTGTTCCAGGGATAAGGGAATGGCATCCTTTTTTGTGGAACTTGGGAATATGGCTCCTGCGCCTATATAATCAGCCCCGTCTAGCCATGCCCTTTTCGCCTGGTCTATGTTTTTAGCAGTTACGCCCAGAATGCGGTCCGGCCCCATGAGCCGGCGGACCTCTGCCGGAGGTAAATCCTCCTGTCCTACGTGTACGCCGTCCGCATCGCACTTAAGGGCGGTTTCCACATCATCGTTGATAATCAGCGGGATTTTGTAACGCCTGGTAATCTGGCGGACCATAATGGCTTCTTCCAGAAATGCGTTTTTATCCATGTGCTTTTCACGGAGCTGGAGAAGGGTCACCCCGGCAGAAAGAGCTTCTTCGATCTGGGCTTCTAAGGTTTTTTCTCCTGTAAATGTCTGGTCTGTTACCGCATACAGGAGCAGCATGTCTTTATGAAACTTCAATGTTTATCCCTCCTTTTAAGGTGCTGTCATCCAGAAGGCTTATCTCATCAATAAAGCAGCAGCGGAAGCTGCTTGTACCAGCCTGGAGTGTCTCCGTTTTTTTAGCAGCCCGCTCCCCGCAAAGGCCGGCGGCAGCCGTGGCAAGAGCGGCTGCCTGGAAAACGGCGTGTTGGGAGGAGGCAGGCCCGGCGGATGCCACATAGGCGGCAATGATACCGTCCAGCATACAGCCGCTTCCCGCAATACGGGTCATTTGGGGACAGCCGTTCCTGATAAGACAGGTTTCCTTCCCGGAAGTTACGATATCAATGGCCCCGGTCATGACGGCCACAGCCCCGGTTGCAGCACTCAGTGCCCTGGCTGTTTCCTTAAGAGCCTCCATGGTATCTTCCCTTATTTCATCAGAAAAAGAAGCATCAACTCCCCGGGCTGAGGAATCAGAGCTGTTTCCGCTTTTTCCATTTTTTCCGGTCAGTTCCTTTAACAGGATCCTAAGCTCTGACGCATTTCCCCTGATAACAGTTGCTTTTACTTCTTTTAGAAGGGAAAGAGCCATTTCGGTCCTGTAACGGGATGCGCCGATTCCTACCGGGTCAAAGATGACCGGGTGGTTTCGCCGGTTTGCTTCCAGCCCGGCCTTTATCATTGCAGCTTCTGTAGTCTCTTTGGGGGTTCCTATGTTTAAAAGAAGGCAGTCGGACAGGGCGGATATTTCTGAAGCTTCTTCCGGCTGGTCCGCCATAATGGGAGAACCGCCGCAGGCCAGAATGATATTTGCCACGTCTCCTGCCGTCACATAGTTGGTGATGCAGTGGACGATGGGCTTCTTTTCCCGGACCAGCCCGGCCAGGGAATCATGAAACTTCCTATTCATATTCAACATCCTCCTATTCGTTGATGAGCCGTTCAAAATAGGAGAACAGGCCAAGGCGGCGCAGCATTGC
The nucleotide sequence above comes from Lacrimispora sp. BS-2. Encoded proteins:
- a CDS encoding 6-phospho-beta-glucosidase, translating into MLRKDFLWGGAVAAHQLEGAWKEGGKGISVADVMTAGANGKEREITDGIIEGKYYPNHEGIDFYHRYKEDILLFAEMGFQCFRTSIAWTRIFPTGEESEPNEEGLRFYDSLFDECRKHGIQPVVTLSHFEMPYELVVKYGGFKSRICVELFVKFAKACFERYKDKVAYWMTFNEINNQADYEGDFGPFTNSGLLFKEGDDREHLMYQAAHYELTASALAVKAGHEINPDFKIGCMMAMCPIYPYSCNPKDMMMAMSSMQKRCWFADVHVRGQYPEYIKAYWKRKGLALDITPEDLEALKAGCVDYIGFSYYMSFTVKHRDDNPDYDYREGRDRVENLYVKASQWGWPIDPEGLRYTMNWLYDRYGLPLFIVENGFGAYDRPADDGMIHDGYRIEYLKAHIESMKKCADQDGVDLMGYTPWGCIDLVSAGTGEMEKRYGFIYVDKDNQGNGTGERTRKESFYWFQKVIKTNGEEL
- a CDS encoding PTS sugar transporter subunit IIC, which encodes MKDFLHNKVVPKIMVFINTKAIRGLKDGLLYSMPMMIIGSIFLLLANFPYTPFSDWLKAAGITPVLNQAFESTFNIMALIASVGIAYTYVKNEGYNGMPAGVISLCTYLLLQPSQVTSQEGASVGVIFKTWTGGQGMIGAIIIGLIVGWIYTVFLKKNITIKMPEGVPEGVTTSFTALVPGAVIIITASIIFAIVKNMFGTTPMEWIYKSIQIPLQGLTDSFGGVIAMGFLIPFFWFFGIHGSTLVGGIMGPILTANTAANQAIIDSGRELTLANGGHIVTQQFLDQFITVTGAGITIGVVIYLTFFAKSTQCKQVGKLGIGPAFFNINEPVLFGTPIVLNPIMAIPFMLMPVLSGIIQYLAIYTGLCPMYKGILVPWTCPPIISGFLIGGWRTALLQVVILALSFFVYLPFIRVIDKMYEKQEHQTQG
- the thiD gene encoding bifunctional hydroxymethylpyrimidine kinase/phosphomethylpyrimidine kinase — its product is MSLILPSFLTIAGTDPSGGAGIQADLKTAAALGVYGSSVVTALVAQNTTGVFLTEPVGQEMLAAQLEAVFTDIPPQAVKIGMAGTSVSIEIIAEKLRKYNQSPVIVDPVMVSTSGHSLLNPEDVNALTSRLFPLAALVTPNIPEAEALLSTKGRRICTGKDMEKAALELSQVFQTSFLLKGGHNDQGADDVLCCNGSVTWFSGKRINNPNTHGTGCTLSSAIACGLAAGMGLEDSICAAKSYLNGALKAGLKLGKGRGPLWHGWKTETIPLSETKRK
- a CDS encoding PTS sugar transporter subunit IIB, with the translated sequence MIKVRLFCNQGMSTSLLVSKMRQAAAEEGLEADIMAFPVNDLDENLGGVDCALLGPQVGYLKDKVSKTCESHQVPMDVIPMIDYGMCNGKKVLEFARKIAGK
- the thiE gene encoding thiamine phosphate synthase is translated as MKFHKDMLLLYAVTDQTFTGEKTLEAQIEEALSAGVTLLQLREKHMDKNAFLEEAIMVRQITRRYKIPLIINDDVETALKCDADGVHVGQEDLPPAEVRRLMGPDRILGVTAKNIDQAKRAWLDGADYIGAGAIFPSSTKKDAIPLSLEQLSGICRSVPIPVTAIGGITAENVSSLKGTGAAGAAVVSAIFGQKDITEAVHRLKEQLLKVVSQ
- a CDS encoding PTS lactose/cellobiose transporter subunit IIA — protein: MQEMELICFQLITAAGGAKSNYIKAVQKAKQGRYEEAESLIAEGDEMMKQGHLPHGDLIQREAAGEPVSMGLILTHAEDQMMSAEVFKVMAEEIIDLYRKLESK
- the thiM gene encoding hydroxyethylthiazole kinase, which produces MNRKFHDSLAGLVREKKPIVHCITNYVTAGDVANIILACGGSPIMADQPEEASEISALSDCLLLNIGTPKETTEAAMIKAGLEANRRNHPVIFDPVGIGASRYRTEMALSLLKEVKATVIRGNASELRILLKELTGKNGKSGNSSDSSARGVDASFSDEIREDTMEALKETARALSAATGAVAVMTGAIDIVTSGKETCLIRNGCPQMTRIAGSGCMLDGIIAAYVASAGPASSQHAVFQAAALATAAAGLCGERAAKKTETLQAGTSSFRCCFIDEISLLDDSTLKGGINIEVS